From one Cyanobacterium stanieri PCC 7202 genomic stretch:
- a CDS encoding arginine decarboxylase (PFAM: Pyridoxal-dependent decarboxylase, C-terminal sheet domain; Pyridoxal-dependent decarboxylase, pyridoxal binding domain~TIGRFAM: arginine decarboxylase, biosynthetic~COGs: COG1166 Arginine decarboxylase (spermidine biosynthesis)~InterPro IPR002985:IPR000183~KEGG: cyc:PCC7424_4038 arginine decarboxylase~PFAM: Orn/DAP/Arg decarboxylase 2~SPTR: Arginine decarboxylase;~TIGRFAM: arginine decarboxylase): MTENWSIAHSSELYHIEGWGHPYFDINDQGNVTVSPRGDEKKLDLLELVENLKKRDVNLPLLIRFSDILADRLERLHQCMQEAIARYDYPNIYRGVYPIKCNQHKQLVEALVDYGKSYHFGLEVGSKPELMIALATLDIDKSGETLLICNGYKDKEYLETALLAQQLGHNLIIVVEQIKELFITLEISEKLNLKPQIGVRAKLKTKGSGHWGNSTGEKAKFGLTIPEILTVYKALKEKDLLDCLKLLHFHIGSQISSIAVIKDAIREAGQIYVQLTQMGAGMKYLDVGGGLAVDYDGSKTNFYASKNYNMQNYANDIVAGIKDCCDEADIHPPILVSESGRAIASHHSVLIFNVVNSNTPPFKLPEPVKEKEHLLIRNLWETYKSIDEENYQEMYHDAVQFKDEAISLFNFGYLTLTQRARAEQIYWACGHKIYNIMKHQSYVSDDLEELADLMISTYYINLSVFQSAPDAWAIDQLFPIMPIHRLDEKPTEKAILADLTCDSDGKIDKFIDLLDIKKSLELHKLENINKNNDHPNYKPYYLGIFLVGSYQEIMGNLHNLFGDINVVHLASENDNYQLQYIVKGDNVANVLEYVEYKSDDLQEKLRRLTELALRENKLTLEQSQLLLKNYDHNLRSYTYLQ; the protein is encoded by the coding sequence ATGACAGAAAATTGGTCGATCGCCCATAGTTCAGAGTTGTATCATATTGAAGGATGGGGGCATCCTTATTTTGACATTAACGATCAGGGAAATGTTACAGTATCCCCTCGAGGAGATGAGAAAAAATTAGATTTATTGGAATTAGTGGAAAATCTCAAAAAAAGGGATGTTAATTTACCTTTATTAATTCGGTTTTCTGATATTTTAGCTGATAGATTAGAACGATTACATCAATGTATGCAAGAGGCGATCGCCCGTTACGATTATCCCAACATATATAGGGGCGTATATCCCATTAAATGTAATCAACATAAGCAATTAGTAGAAGCATTGGTAGACTATGGAAAATCCTATCATTTTGGCTTAGAGGTAGGCTCAAAACCAGAGTTAATGATTGCCCTAGCCACCCTTGATATTGATAAATCAGGGGAAACTTTATTAATTTGTAATGGTTATAAAGATAAAGAATATTTAGAAACTGCCCTTCTGGCTCAACAATTAGGACATAATTTAATTATCGTTGTAGAACAAATAAAAGAGCTTTTTATTACCCTTGAAATTAGCGAAAAATTAAACCTAAAACCACAAATTGGTGTGAGGGCAAAACTGAAAACCAAAGGCAGTGGACATTGGGGTAACTCCACGGGAGAAAAAGCAAAATTTGGTCTAACTATTCCCGAAATTTTAACAGTATATAAAGCCCTCAAGGAAAAGGATTTATTAGACTGTCTCAAACTACTTCACTTTCACATAGGTTCTCAAATTTCCTCCATTGCCGTCATCAAAGATGCCATTAGGGAAGCAGGACAAATTTATGTGCAACTTACCCAGATGGGCGCAGGAATGAAATATTTAGATGTAGGAGGGGGTTTAGCCGTGGATTATGATGGCTCCAAAACTAACTTTTATGCCTCTAAAAATTATAATATGCAAAACTACGCCAACGACATTGTCGCAGGAATCAAAGACTGTTGCGATGAGGCTGATATTCATCCCCCTATTCTAGTTAGTGAAAGTGGAAGGGCGATCGCCTCTCACCATTCCGTGTTAATCTTTAATGTAGTAAATAGCAATACTCCCCCTTTCAAATTACCCGAACCCGTCAAAGAAAAAGAACATCTCCTGATTCGTAATCTTTGGGAAACCTATAAATCCATTGACGAGGAAAACTATCAAGAAATGTACCATGATGCCGTACAATTCAAAGACGAAGCCATTAGTCTATTCAATTTTGGTTATCTCACCCTTACCCAAAGAGCTAGAGCAGAACAAATATACTGGGCTTGTGGACATAAAATCTATAACATCATGAAGCATCAAAGTTATGTGAGTGATGACTTAGAAGAATTAGCCGACTTAATGATTTCCACCTACTATATTAATCTTTCTGTCTTTCAGTCAGCCCCTGATGCTTGGGCCATTGACCAACTTTTCCCCATTATGCCCATCCATCGACTAGATGAAAAACCAACAGAAAAAGCTATTTTAGCCGATTTAACCTGTGATAGTGATGGAAAGATAGATAAATTTATTGACTTATTAGATATTAAAAAAAGTCTTGAATTACATAAACTAGAAAACATTAATAAAAATAACGATCATCCTAATTATAAACCTTATTATTTAGGGATTTTTTTAGTGGGTTCTTATCAAGAAATTATGGGCAATTTACACAACCTTTTTGGTGACATAAATGTAGTTCATCTAGCCAGTGAAAATGATAATTATCAACTACAATATATTGTCAAAGGAGATAATGTAGCCAATGTTTTAGAATATGTAGAATATAAATCTGATGACTTACAAGAAAAGTTACGTCGTCTTACAGAGTTAGCTTTAAGGGAAAATAAATTAACCCTTGAACAATCACAATTATTACTCAAAAATTATGACCACAACCTAAGAAGTTATACATATTTGCAATAA
- a CDS encoding acetylornithine aminotransferase apoenzyme (PFAM: Aminotransferase class-III~TIGRFAM: acetylornithine and succinylornithine transaminases~COGs: COG4992 Ornithine/acetylornithine aminotransferase~InterPro IPR004636:IPR005814~KEGG: cyc:PCC7424_5154 acetylornithine aminotransferase~PFAM: aminotransferase class-III~PRIAM: Acetylornithine transaminase~SPTR: Acetylornithine and succinylornithine aminotransferase;~TIGRFAM: acetylornithine and succinylornithine aminotransferase) — MTTATLTSNHGATQREDFNQYVMNTYGRFPVTIEKGEGCKLWDTEGKEYLDFVAGIATCTLGHGHPALIEAVSEQIKKLHHVSNLYYIPEQGALAKKIVENSCADKVFFCNSGAEANEAAIKLVRKYAHTVLEFLEEPVILTAKSSFHGRTLATITATGQPKYQKHFEPLVPGFEYVPYNDISAIEEAITDIDEGDRRVAGIMIEPLQGEGGVRPGDLDYFLRLRKICDDTGILLIFDEVQVGVGRTGKMWGYENLGVEPDIFTSAKGLAGGIPIGAMMCKANCDVFEPGNHASTFGGNPFACAAALKVLETIEHEGILQNVQARGEQLRTRLRAIATKYPNLFEEVRGWGLINGIEIKADAELTSIEVVKKAMEKGLLLAPAGPKVVRFVPPLIISSEEIDQGIDILEQTLADLA; from the coding sequence GTGACAACCGCAACCTTAACGTCCAACCATGGCGCAACTCAGAGAGAAGATTTTAATCAATATGTAATGAATACCTACGGGCGTTTTCCCGTCACCATCGAAAAAGGAGAAGGCTGTAAATTATGGGATACAGAAGGAAAAGAATATCTTGATTTTGTGGCAGGAATTGCTACTTGTACCCTAGGACATGGACACCCTGCCCTCATCGAGGCAGTGAGTGAGCAAATCAAAAAGTTACATCATGTATCCAATCTTTACTATATTCCTGAACAGGGAGCCTTAGCAAAAAAAATTGTGGAAAACTCCTGTGCTGATAAGGTTTTCTTTTGCAATTCTGGTGCCGAAGCCAATGAAGCGGCGATCAAATTAGTGAGAAAATACGCCCATACGGTGCTAGAGTTTTTGGAAGAACCTGTAATTTTAACAGCTAAATCTAGTTTCCATGGTCGTACCCTCGCCACCATTACCGCCACAGGACAACCTAAATATCAAAAACACTTCGAGCCTTTGGTGCCGGGCTTTGAATATGTGCCTTACAATGATATTAGTGCCATCGAGGAAGCGATTACAGATATTGATGAGGGCGATCGCCGTGTAGCTGGTATCATGATAGAACCTTTACAAGGAGAAGGGGGTGTACGCCCTGGAGATTTGGACTATTTCCTCAGACTCAGAAAGATATGTGATGATACGGGCATTCTCCTAATTTTTGATGAGGTACAGGTAGGGGTAGGACGTACAGGTAAAATGTGGGGTTATGAAAATCTCGGCGTTGAACCTGATATTTTCACCAGTGCCAAGGGTTTGGCAGGGGGTATTCCCATCGGTGCAATGATGTGTAAGGCAAACTGTGATGTCTTTGAACCGGGGAACCATGCTAGTACCTTCGGGGGTAATCCCTTCGCCTGTGCTGCCGCTCTCAAGGTATTAGAAACCATTGAGCATGAGGGAATTTTACAAAATGTTCAGGCAAGGGGTGAACAATTAAGAACCCGTTTAAGGGCGATCGCCACTAAGTACCCTAATTTATTTGAAGAGGTAAGAGGATGGGGTTTGATCAACGGTATTGAAATTAAAGCTGATGCCGAATTAACTTCCATTGAAGTGGTCAAAAAAGCCATGGAAAAAGGATTATTATTAGCCCCGGCTGGTCCGAAAGTGGTTCGTTTTGTACCCCCTTTAATTATTTCCAGTGAAGAAATTGACCAAGGTATAGACATTTTAGAACAAACTCTTGCCGATTTAGCTTAA
- a CDS encoding TrkA-N domain protein (PFAM: TrkA-N domain; TrkA-C domain~COGs: COG0569 K+ transport systems NAD-binding component~InterPro IPR003148:IPR006037~KEGG: cyt:cce_4056 hypothetical protein~PFAM: TrkA-N domain protein; TrkA-C domain protein~SPTR: Putative uncharacterized protein) yields MYILVGGAGIMGSELARALVNIDHTVAVIDIDPLACQYAREKIGVMAFEGSAVNTTLLMEAGIRKATSVIAALREDALNLAMVTLSKHYGVPQIIVRMNDRDFYEPYRLAGATHIISTTELAINRMVNAIEYPQVDAMMHFEQGQVEVIKLSIPDECYIVGRSLAELAQDPRFPAGTLIIGYQAHPHEDLMIPNGNTILEKGSTILVVTKPDLVKKVIDFIGMCR; encoded by the coding sequence ATGTATATTTTAGTTGGTGGTGCAGGAATTATGGGCTCAGAGTTAGCCCGAGCTTTAGTCAATATCGATCATACCGTAGCGGTGATAGATATTGATCCTCTTGCCTGTCAATATGCTAGGGAAAAAATTGGGGTGATGGCTTTTGAAGGTAGTGCTGTTAATACAACCTTGTTAATGGAGGCAGGTATTCGTAAAGCAACCTCGGTAATTGCGGCTTTACGGGAAGATGCTTTAAATCTGGCAATGGTTACTTTGTCAAAGCATTATGGAGTACCTCAAATTATCGTCAGAATGAATGACCGTGATTTTTATGAACCTTATCGGTTAGCAGGTGCTACCCACATTATCAGTACCACAGAATTAGCGATTAATAGGATGGTAAATGCGATCGAATATCCCCAAGTGGATGCGATGATGCACTTTGAACAAGGACAGGTAGAGGTAATTAAACTATCTATTCCCGATGAATGTTATATTGTTGGTCGTAGTTTGGCAGAATTAGCTCAAGATCCTCGTTTTCCCGCAGGGACTCTAATCATTGGTTATCAGGCTCATCCCCACGAAGATTTGATGATTCCTAATGGTAATACAATTTTGGAAAAAGGATCTACTATTTTGGTGGTGACAAAACCTGATTTGGTCAAAAAAGTAATTGATTTTATTGGTATGTGTCGGTAA
- a CDS encoding tryptophanyl-tRNA synthetase (PFAM: tRNA synthetases class I (W and Y)~TIGRFAM: tryptophanyl-tRNA synthetase~COGs: COG0180 Tryptophanyl-tRNA synthetase~InterPro IPR002306:IPR002305:IPR001412~KEGG: cyt:cce_3534 tryptophanyl-tRNA synthetase~PFAM: aminoacyl-tRNA synthetase class Ib~PRIAM: Tryptophan--tRNA ligase~SPTR: Tryptophanyl-tRNA synthetase;~TIGRFAM: tryptophanyl-tRNA synthetase) — MSKKRILSGVQPTGNLHIGNYLGAIRNWVEMQPQYDNFFCVVDLHAITVPHDPKVLAQDTYNIAALYLACGIDLDYSTIFVQSHVTAHSELAWLLNCITPLNWLERMIQFKEKAVKQGENVSVGLLDYPILMAADILLYDADEVPVGEDQKQHLELTRDIAIRFNDRFASEESPVFKVPEPLIRKEGARVMSLADGTKKMSKSDPSDLSRISLLDSPDLIKKKIKKCKTDPIMGLAFDPQRPECNNLLGLYAIFSGKSRDEVAVECADMGWGKFKPLLTEATIEALTPIQDKYGQIVAEKGYLDSVLKAGKEKADLVANATLKRVKESLGFLINK, encoded by the coding sequence ATGAGCAAAAAGCGTATTTTATCAGGGGTACAACCAACAGGAAATTTACATATCGGTAATTATTTGGGGGCAATTCGTAACTGGGTAGAGATGCAACCCCAGTATGATAACTTTTTTTGTGTGGTGGATCTTCATGCTATCACTGTACCTCATGATCCTAAAGTTTTAGCCCAAGATACTTATAATATTGCGGCGTTGTATTTGGCTTGTGGCATTGATTTAGATTATTCTACTATTTTTGTCCAATCCCATGTAACGGCCCATAGTGAGTTGGCATGGTTACTTAATTGTATTACTCCTCTCAATTGGTTGGAGAGGATGATTCAGTTTAAGGAGAAGGCGGTGAAGCAGGGGGAAAATGTCAGTGTGGGTTTACTTGACTATCCTATTTTGATGGCGGCGGACATTTTACTGTATGATGCGGACGAGGTACCTGTAGGTGAGGATCAAAAACAGCATTTGGAGTTAACCCGTGACATTGCCATTCGTTTTAATGATCGTTTTGCCTCCGAAGAATCCCCTGTTTTTAAAGTGCCTGAGCCTTTGATTCGTAAGGAGGGGGCTAGGGTAATGAGTTTGGCGGATGGTACGAAAAAGATGTCAAAGTCTGATCCTTCTGATTTGAGTCGTATCAGTCTTTTGGATTCCCCTGATCTGATCAAGAAAAAGATCAAAAAGTGTAAAACTGATCCTATCATGGGTTTGGCTTTTGATCCTCAGCGCCCTGAGTGTAATAATTTATTGGGTTTATATGCCATATTTTCGGGTAAGTCTAGGGATGAGGTTGCGGTAGAATGTGCGGATATGGGTTGGGGTAAGTTTAAGCCTTTGTTAACGGAGGCTACTATTGAGGCTTTGACTCCGATTCAGGATAAGTATGGGCAGATTGTGGCAGAAAAGGGTTATCTTGATTCTGTATTAAAGGCTGGTAAGGAAAAGGCTGATCTGGTGGCAAATGCTACTCTCAAAAGGGTGAAGGAATCTTTGGGATTTTTGATAAATAAGTAA
- a CDS encoding methylenetetrahydrofolate reductase (PFAM: Methylenetetrahydrofolate reductase~COGs: COG0685 5 10-methylenetetrahydrofolate reductase~InterPro IPR003171~KEGG: cyh:Cyan8802_2074 methylenetetrahydrofolate reductase~PFAM: methylenetetrahydrofolate reductase~SPTR: Methylenetetrahydrofolate reductase) — translation MDSNLSKLRGAIALKEFLITAEVTPPKGGNPERMLGVAKLLKNRVHGVNVTDGSRAVLRMSSVTASALLLQEGIEPICQVTGRDRNSIGLQGDLMGAYALGIRNILALTGDPIKAGDHPQARAVFELESIRLLNLINKLNQGFDINNKPLSDGKLDLFVGAAVDPQSKSWSGLQRRFEKKLEAGAQFFQSQLITDFDKLDKFMNQIAVKGDRPILAGIFLLKSAKNAHFINKYVPGVEIPDHIIKRLEKAKKPPPRRNKNRRGTNKNGTGYMSRSSFNGSKKRRINS, via the coding sequence ATGGATAGTAATTTATCAAAATTGCGAGGGGCGATCGCCCTTAAAGAGTTTTTGATTACGGCAGAAGTCACCCCCCCGAAAGGGGGAAATCCTGAAAGGATGTTGGGGGTAGCAAAACTACTTAAAAACAGAGTACATGGGGTCAATGTTACCGATGGTAGTCGGGCGGTGTTGAGAATGTCATCGGTGACGGCATCGGCTTTATTGTTACAAGAAGGCATCGAACCTATTTGTCAGGTGACAGGGCGCGATCGCAACTCCATTGGTTTACAGGGGGACTTAATGGGGGCCTATGCCTTGGGAATTAGGAATATTTTAGCACTAACAGGAGATCCTATCAAAGCAGGAGATCATCCCCAAGCCAGAGCAGTTTTTGAACTAGAATCCATCCGTTTACTAAACTTAATTAATAAATTAAATCAAGGTTTTGATATTAATAATAAACCCTTATCTGATGGTAAATTAGATTTATTTGTAGGGGCGGCAGTAGATCCTCAATCCAAAAGTTGGTCAGGATTACAAAGACGTTTTGAAAAAAAATTGGAAGCAGGGGCGCAATTTTTTCAAAGTCAATTAATTACCGATTTTGATAAATTAGATAAATTTATGAACCAAATTGCCGTTAAGGGCGATCGCCCCATTTTAGCAGGAATATTCCTCTTAAAAAGTGCTAAAAACGCTCATTTTATCAATAAATATGTCCCAGGGGTAGAAATTCCAGACCACATTATTAAACGTTTAGAAAAAGCAAAAAAACCCCCTCCAAGAAGGAATAAAAATCGCCGCGGAACAAATAAAAATGGCACAGGATATATGTCAAGGAGTTCATTTAATGGCAGTAAAAAAAGAAGAATTAATTCCTGA
- a CDS encoding ABC-1 domain-containing protein (PFAM: ABC1 family~COGs: COG0661 unusual protein kinase~InterPro IPR004147:IPR000719~KEGG: cyh:Cyan8802_0384 ABC-1 domain protein~PFAM: ABC-1 domain-containing protein~SPTR: ABC-1 domain protein), whose protein sequence is MTHTTSPQNPSTSEEKIIDVQSELVTMARSHQENLGPITDISPEDWEYNPETIINYYRGKPLQVLGRLINIAFPFASFMVTNWWHSLWGTSKKHQKKQAEKLRKILTKLGPAYIKIGQALSTRPDLVSPAYLDELTRLQDQLPPFSNDIAYQFIEEELGAKPEEVYAQISPNPIAAASLGQVYRGRLKTGEEVAIKVQRPDLVRRITLDIYIMRSIASWVKENVKRIRSDLVAITDELAARIFEEMNYMKEGENASKFKDLYGHLEEIYVPKIYWEYTGRRVLTMEWIEGTKLTDIQKIQAQGIDATHLVEVGVQCSLRQLLEHGFFHADPHPGNLLAMEDGRLAYLDFGMMSNIKPYQRYGLIEAVVHLVNRDFEGLAQDYVNLDFLTPETDLEPIIPALAEVFNNALGASVAELNFKKITDEMSAMMYEFPFRVPAYYALIIRSMVTLEGIAINIDPEFKVLSKAYPYVAKRLLTDKSDQLQASLRDLLFKDGSFRWNRLENLLRNAKDSPDYDFDRVMNQGMEYLLSERGKFIRERLANEIVNYLDQVGQKTWFNISSSVRKVVGWDSPQAPRVNSNGNGSLNGQSMEHLQNIITILQETDGYDPLKLVPIITKILQNSETQKLGQQIAGGLAQKATARLIRNLLLDDSNHNNSNNGNGKRDQLSLPVAAMK, encoded by the coding sequence ATGACTCATACCACTTCCCCCCAAAACCCATCAACCTCAGAAGAAAAGATAATTGATGTCCAATCTGAATTAGTTACCATGGCTAGGTCACACCAAGAAAACCTAGGCCCCATTACAGACATATCCCCAGAGGATTGGGAATATAATCCAGAAACTATCATTAACTACTATCGGGGTAAACCTTTACAAGTATTAGGAAGACTAATTAATATTGCTTTCCCCTTCGCCTCCTTTATGGTTACTAACTGGTGGCACTCCCTTTGGGGTACATCAAAAAAGCATCAAAAAAAACAAGCCGAAAAACTCAGAAAAATTTTAACCAAGTTGGGCCCTGCCTACATCAAAATTGGTCAGGCACTCTCCACTCGCCCTGACTTGGTATCCCCTGCATATTTGGATGAATTAACCCGTTTACAGGATCAACTCCCTCCCTTCTCCAATGATATAGCCTATCAGTTTATCGAGGAAGAGTTAGGGGCAAAACCAGAGGAAGTATATGCCCAAATTAGCCCCAATCCCATCGCCGCAGCTTCTTTAGGACAGGTATATCGAGGTAGACTAAAAACAGGGGAAGAGGTAGCCATCAAGGTACAACGTCCTGATTTGGTAAGACGCATTACCCTTGATATATATATCATGCGTAGCATTGCCAGTTGGGTAAAGGAAAATGTGAAGCGTATTCGCTCCGATTTAGTCGCCATTACCGATGAATTGGCGGCAAGGATTTTCGAGGAAATGAATTATATGAAGGAGGGGGAAAACGCCTCTAAGTTTAAAGACTTGTATGGTCATTTAGAAGAGATTTATGTGCCTAAAATCTATTGGGAATATACTGGTAGAAGGGTATTAACCATGGAATGGATTGAGGGTACGAAGTTAACTGATATTCAAAAAATCCAAGCCCAGGGTATCGATGCTACCCATTTGGTGGAGGTAGGGGTGCAATGTTCTTTACGACAATTATTAGAACATGGGTTCTTCCATGCTGACCCTCATCCGGGCAACCTATTGGCCATGGAAGACGGTAGATTAGCTTATCTTGATTTTGGCATGATGAGTAATATTAAGCCCTATCAAAGATATGGTTTAATTGAGGCGGTGGTTCATTTGGTAAATCGTGATTTTGAGGGGTTAGCCCAAGATTATGTCAATTTAGACTTTTTGACCCCCGAAACCGACTTAGAGCCTATTATACCCGCCTTAGCAGAAGTTTTTAACAATGCCTTGGGGGCTAGTGTAGCAGAATTGAATTTCAAGAAGATTACCGATGAAATGTCGGCGATGATGTATGAGTTTCCTTTTCGTGTTCCTGCTTATTATGCCCTTATTATTCGTTCGATGGTGACTTTAGAAGGGATTGCCATTAATATTGATCCTGAGTTTAAGGTGTTGAGTAAGGCTTATCCCTATGTGGCAAAAAGATTATTGACTGATAAGTCTGATCAGTTACAGGCTAGTTTGAGGGATTTATTATTCAAGGATGGTAGTTTCCGCTGGAATCGTTTGGAGAATTTGCTGCGCAATGCCAAGGATTCCCCTGATTATGATTTTGATAGGGTGATGAATCAGGGAATGGAGTATTTACTTTCAGAAAGGGGTAAGTTTATTCGAGAAAGACTTGCCAATGAAATTGTTAATTATCTTGATCAAGTAGGTCAAAAAACATGGTTTAATATTTCTAGTTCGGTGCGGAAGGTGGTAGGTTGGGATTCTCCTCAAGCTCCTAGGGTGAATAGTAATGGTAATGGTTCTCTGAATGGTCAGTCTATGGAACATTTACAGAATATCATTACAATATTACAGGAAACTGATGGTTATGATCCTTTAAAGTTGGTGCCTATTATCACGAAGATTTTACAAAATTCGGAAACGCAAAAGTTAGGACAACAGATTGCGGGAGGATTGGCACAAAAGGCGACGGCAAGATTGATTCGCAATTTGTTGTTGGATGATTCTAACCATAATAATAGTAATAATGGTAATGGTAAAAGGGATCAGTTATCTTTACCTGTGGCAGCGATGAAATAG
- a CDS encoding nicotinate-nucleotide pyrophosphorylase (carboxylating) (PFAM: Quinolinate phosphoribosyl transferase, C-terminal domain; Quinolinate phosphoribosyl transferase, N-terminal domain~TIGRFAM: nicotinate-nucleotide pyrophosphorylase~COGs: COG0157 Nicotinate-nucleotide pyrophosphorylase~InterPro IPR004393:IPR002638~KEGG: ter:Tery_4352 nicotinate-nucleotide pyrophosphorylase~PFAM: Quinolinate phosphoribosyl transferase~PRIAM: Nicotinate-nucleotide diphosphorylase (carboxylating)~SPTR: Nicotinate-nucleotide pyrophosphorylase (Carboxylating);~TIGRFAM: nicotinate-nucleotide pyrophosphorylase) has translation MASLPSKLILEPLLKGWLLEDIGRGDRTTEAIFPLGSSTGKAHWLLKEDGVIAGLPIAKQVFQLLDEKIVFLDKITEGDSCISGTILVEIEGSKDALLTGERVALNLVMHLSGIATMTRKYVEAIADYPTQLVDTRKTTPGLRILEKYATQVGGAVNHRMGLDDAVMIKDNHIEAAGSIARAIALIRDKIPYPLTIEVETNNLAQVQEAIEHQADIIMLDNMAIPTMKEAVKIIQQAHKKIKSEASGNVTLDNIAQIAETGVDFISTSATITRAPWLDLSMKF, from the coding sequence ATGGCGAGTTTACCTTCAAAATTAATTTTAGAACCTTTATTAAAGGGCTGGTTATTAGAGGATATTGGTAGGGGCGATCGCACCACAGAAGCGATATTTCCCCTTGGCTCTAGCACAGGTAAAGCCCATTGGTTACTGAAAGAAGATGGGGTAATTGCAGGTTTACCCATAGCCAAACAAGTATTTCAATTATTAGATGAAAAGATCGTTTTTTTAGATAAAATTACCGAAGGAGACTCCTGTATATCAGGAACAATTTTAGTAGAAATAGAAGGCTCAAAGGATGCCCTATTAACAGGGGAAAGGGTGGCATTAAATCTGGTGATGCACCTTAGCGGTATTGCCACCATGACAAGGAAATATGTGGAAGCCATTGCTGATTATCCCACTCAATTGGTAGATACTCGAAAAACCACTCCGGGTTTGAGGATTTTGGAAAAATATGCCACTCAGGTGGGAGGCGCTGTTAATCATCGTATGGGATTAGATGATGCGGTGATGATTAAGGATAATCATATCGAAGCGGCAGGAAGTATTGCAAGGGCGATCGCTCTTATTCGTGATAAAATACCTTATCCCCTTACCATTGAGGTGGAAACCAATAACCTCGCACAAGTCCAAGAGGCGATCGAGCATCAAGCGGATATTATAATGTTAGATAATATGGCTATTCCCACCATGAAAGAAGCCGTCAAAATTATTCAACAAGCCCACAAGAAAATCAAAAGCGAAGCCTCTGGCAACGTTACCCTAGATAACATTGCCCAAATAGCCGAGACAGGGGTTGATTTTATTTCCACCAGCGCCACCATTACCCGCGCCCCATGGTTAGATTTGAGTATGAAATTTTAA